In Deltaproteobacteria bacterium, a single window of DNA contains:
- a CDS encoding AAA family ATPase, whose product MALMWPRTLPPDVTGNTLRSTECEVFRRLEVVLDDSFVVFYSRPWLGLKSDGEEIDGECDFIVAHGELGMLTLEVKGGAVAYDPRTNQWTSRDRWKVTHNIKNPVHQARIAKYELLKKLNTSPDWKARRIRARHGVVLPHSSTPQDDLGPDMPLRIFCFAETFQDGFQDWILKRFGEPLANEGRTSKMGEDGLKALEQFLARPFQFRTPLGTLLSQDDAALEVLTQQQFHILRAIEGVPRVAISGAAGTGKTVLAMEEARRCAESGARTLFVCYNRGLAIEVRRRLKDSLPVAATTFHELCADLTVRAGVSPPEGVSDRQLFEEIWPEHLMDAFERLPDERYDAIIVDEGQDFWPLWWTAVEAGLGNDGLRLLRIFYDNNQRVYASASNLPEDVDLVPIRLTLNLRNTRRIHEIVRQHYRGHEIEPVGPEGVDVRWIRINTLDEIGRRISECVERLYSLEHVPPSNIAVLGANETVIKKIGPGSRVGKFRTVRCDQPSNGGIVMDTIRRFKGLERAVVVIAATPETVTDNELPYVALSRARTHLVIVGTATVLDRMRSMTAAPIH is encoded by the coding sequence ATGGCGTTGATGTGGCCCCGTACATTGCCACCCGATGTTACGGGCAACACACTCCGGAGCACCGAGTGCGAGGTGTTCAGACGGTTGGAGGTTGTTCTTGATGATTCGTTCGTCGTCTTCTATTCGCGGCCTTGGCTCGGCCTCAAATCAGATGGTGAAGAGATCGACGGCGAATGCGATTTTATCGTCGCGCACGGCGAACTGGGGATGCTTACACTTGAGGTAAAGGGCGGTGCGGTTGCTTATGACCCGCGCACCAATCAGTGGACGAGCCGTGATCGTTGGAAGGTGACACACAACATCAAGAATCCGGTGCACCAGGCCAGAATTGCGAAATACGAGCTTCTAAAAAAGCTGAACACGTCTCCAGACTGGAAAGCCCGACGCATTCGGGCGCGCCACGGTGTTGTGCTTCCGCATTCCTCAACTCCGCAGGATGATCTCGGCCCAGATATGCCGCTGCGGATTTTCTGCTTCGCGGAGACATTCCAAGACGGATTCCAGGATTGGATTCTGAAACGCTTCGGCGAACCGCTGGCGAATGAAGGGCGCACCAGCAAGATGGGAGAAGACGGTCTCAAGGCGTTGGAGCAGTTCCTTGCGCGGCCGTTCCAGTTTCGCACGCCCCTTGGAACGCTATTGTCCCAAGACGATGCCGCTCTAGAGGTTCTCACGCAACAGCAGTTTCATATCCTGCGTGCGATTGAAGGCGTACCGCGCGTTGCGATCAGCGGCGCGGCAGGAACGGGGAAAACAGTGCTGGCAATGGAGGAAGCTAGGCGCTGCGCGGAAAGCGGGGCCCGCACCTTGTTCGTCTGCTATAACCGCGGTTTGGCAATCGAGGTCCGACGTCGCCTGAAGGACAGCCTGCCGGTTGCAGCGACGACGTTCCATGAGCTTTGCGCGGATTTGACCGTACGCGCGGGTGTCTCGCCTCCGGAAGGTGTTTCGGACAGACAGCTGTTTGAGGAAATCTGGCCGGAACACTTGATGGATGCATTCGAACGGCTTCCTGACGAAAGATACGATGCGATCATCGTTGACGAGGGACAGGATTTTTGGCCTCTGTGGTGGACGGCCGTCGAGGCAGGCCTGGGCAACGACGGTCTGAGGTTGCTTCGCATATTCTACGACAACAACCAGCGTGTGTACGCTAGTGCTAGCAATCTTCCCGAAGATGTTGATTTGGTCCCGATTCGCCTCACCCTGAACCTCCGGAACACACGGCGCATACACGAAATCGTGCGGCAACACTACAGAGGTCACGAGATCGAGCCGGTGGGTCCTGAAGGTGTCGATGTCCGCTGGATTAGAATCAATACGCTAGACGAGATCGGGCGTCGTATCTCCGAGTGCGTCGAGCGGCTTTACTCACTGGAACATGTGCCGCCTAGCAACATTGCTGTCCTCGGAGCCAACGAAACCGTGATCAAAAAGATCGGGCCGGGCAGCCGCGTGGGTAAGTTTCGTACGGTACGATGCGACCAACCGTCTAATGGGGGGATCGTCATGGACACCATCAGACGGTTCAAGGGTTTGGAGCGCGCGGTCGTCGTTATCGCTGCGACACCTGAAACTGTGACCGACAACGAACTGCCCTACGTCGCCCTCTCGCGAGCGCGCACACACTTGGTGATTGTTGGTACCGCAACAGTCCTCGACCGCATGCGTAGTATGACGGCTGCACCTATCCACTGA
- a CDS encoding DUF1998 domain-containing protein, translating into MANNRLGDLRRSAAVMTFGPGSVVDFRADGAPVSAVSAGLEEWDKSFPPPGLVNSQRIAEPRLQRKLSVAGFRLPPVVDENYRDKDGNPDRRTLVAARFPEWLQCPQCDRLAPSARWSHDPGRAYRYCAPCTRKAPGQRKVFVVPIRFVMACAKGHLDDFPWHIWVEHTEDCEKKERADLFLRSQRPGLAGLILSCRECNARRSMDGVFSAQTWRGFPCRGRRPWLAAPNETCDRDPRTVQRGASNLYFPVLESALSIPPWSDALQEALGVYWNSIVNTKPEDRATFIRILAQGQGELAPVLRELGLSPEELGQQIEDRLTRYNDDAILNIRQEEYRQFLLGADTVGTDAREFEVRNVPVPDSLRPFLSRVVRVVRLREVRALKGFTRINPPGDEDSPDIAAISVRELDWLPAIEVRGEGIFLAFNQQALGLWEVQELAVQRARSVHEAWRMEWRRRHGDSEPAWQITPRYLLAHTFAHALMRQLTLECGYSTAALRERLYVSDGNDGMAGLLIYTATSDSDGTLGGLQRQGEAHRIRRAVEAAIGSMEWCSSDPLCIEGMIAGSDGLSLAACHACVLAPETACEQYNRFLDRAVLLGLPAAPEVGFFAPPKEIA; encoded by the coding sequence ATGGCCAATAACCGACTCGGCGATTTGCGGAGAAGCGCCGCTGTCATGACATTCGGCCCGGGCTCGGTTGTGGACTTCCGTGCCGACGGTGCGCCTGTATCAGCCGTCTCGGCCGGACTTGAGGAATGGGATAAATCCTTCCCGCCGCCTGGTCTGGTCAACAGTCAACGGATCGCGGAGCCGAGGTTGCAGAGAAAGCTCTCCGTTGCAGGCTTTCGTCTGCCGCCTGTCGTCGACGAGAACTACCGGGACAAAGACGGCAATCCCGACCGCCGCACCCTCGTCGCGGCGCGGTTTCCAGAATGGCTTCAATGCCCGCAGTGTGACCGCCTCGCCCCGTCGGCCCGCTGGTCGCACGACCCCGGCCGGGCTTACCGTTATTGCGCGCCTTGTACGCGAAAGGCGCCTGGGCAACGCAAGGTCTTTGTGGTTCCGATCCGTTTCGTGATGGCATGTGCCAAGGGGCACCTGGACGATTTCCCGTGGCATATTTGGGTCGAGCACACAGAAGATTGTGAGAAAAAGGAGCGCGCCGATTTATTTCTGAGATCCCAACGACCGGGCTTAGCTGGGCTGATCCTGAGTTGCCGTGAATGCAACGCTCGACGATCCATGGACGGCGTTTTCAGCGCGCAGACATGGCGCGGCTTCCCTTGCCGAGGACGACGGCCGTGGCTCGCAGCTCCCAACGAAACATGCGACCGCGACCCGCGCACCGTGCAACGCGGCGCATCGAACCTCTACTTTCCGGTACTCGAGTCGGCACTGAGCATTCCCCCGTGGTCGGACGCACTTCAGGAAGCGCTCGGGGTCTACTGGAATTCGATTGTCAACACAAAGCCGGAAGACCGCGCCACGTTCATCCGCATTCTCGCCCAAGGCCAAGGCGAACTGGCGCCAGTTCTCAGGGAACTCGGCCTCAGCCCGGAGGAGTTGGGGCAGCAAATCGAAGACCGGCTTACTCGATACAATGATGATGCCATCTTGAATATACGCCAGGAGGAATATCGACAATTCCTGTTGGGGGCCGATACTGTAGGCACAGACGCACGTGAATTTGAAGTGCGGAATGTGCCTGTGCCCGACAGCTTGCGCCCCTTTCTAAGTCGCGTCGTCCGCGTTGTGCGGCTGCGCGAGGTACGTGCTTTAAAAGGCTTCACCCGCATTAATCCACCCGGAGACGAAGATAGTCCGGATATCGCCGCAATTTCCGTCCGCGAGCTGGATTGGCTTCCAGCGATCGAGGTTCGCGGTGAAGGTATTTTTCTGGCCTTTAATCAGCAGGCACTTGGCCTATGGGAAGTGCAGGAACTCGCGGTGCAGCGCGCGCGAAGTGTCCACGAGGCGTGGCGGATGGAATGGCGTCGGCGCCACGGGGATAGCGAACCCGCTTGGCAGATTACGCCGCGCTACTTGCTCGCCCATACTTTTGCCCATGCGCTCATGCGCCAGCTCACGCTGGAATGCGGGTACTCGACGGCGGCCCTGCGCGAGCGGCTCTATGTTAGCGATGGGAACGACGGCATGGCGGGCCTACTGATCTATACCGCCACCTCCGATTCGGACGGAACCCTTGGGGGTCTGCAACGGCAGGGGGAGGCCCACCGTATCCGACGAGCGGTCGAAGCGGCAATTGGGTCGATGGAATGGTGTTCTTCCGATCCCTTGTGCATCGAGGGCATGATCGCTGGTTCCGATGGGCTGTCCCTCGCCGCGTGCCACGCCTGTGTTCTTGCACCCGAAACTGCCTGTGAACAATACAACCGGTTTCTGGACAGAGCCGTGCTTTTGGGATTGCCGGCTGCGCCCGAAGTGGGTTTCTTCGCGCCACCAAAGGAGATTGCATGA
- a CDS encoding amidohydrolase family protein yields the protein MQVIDGDGHVNELARNEELVKYMPKGCRAWQTFPVLDHLHFHYLKPSFGQKEFGNPGPEEWLEFLEQTGIDWSVLYPTWGLAMGRLVSMEWAIAACRAYNNWLYDTFLNRSPKLKGVALIPIQDVDAAVEELHRAVTQQGMIGAMLPSNGEGLQNHLGAKLYWPIYEEAEKLNCSLAVHVGALHHLGMDTFSTYYPVHAIGHPMGIMIQAAAMVSHGVFERFPGLRVGFLEGGSTWVPFFLDRLDRSHHEGHMQVDLEGEILGGPKLGEKASDYFRKQMREGRIFIGFDVDDGGLGFAVQNAGRDGFLFGSDFPHEVFDAAKCRHEIDELLAREDLSEEDKEAVLSGNAKRLYQEPDA from the coding sequence ATGCAGGTCATCGATGGCGACGGTCACGTGAACGAACTGGCCCGGAACGAGGAACTGGTCAAGTACATGCCGAAGGGCTGCCGGGCGTGGCAGACCTTCCCCGTGCTCGACCACCTCCATTTCCACTACCTGAAGCCGTCCTTCGGGCAGAAGGAGTTCGGCAATCCCGGTCCGGAGGAGTGGCTGGAGTTCCTGGAGCAGACGGGCATCGACTGGTCGGTGCTCTATCCCACCTGGGGCCTGGCCATGGGCCGGCTCGTGTCGATGGAATGGGCCATCGCCGCCTGCCGCGCCTACAACAACTGGCTCTACGACACGTTCCTCAACCGCAGCCCCAAGCTCAAGGGGGTGGCCCTCATTCCGATCCAGGACGTGGACGCGGCCGTGGAGGAACTGCACCGCGCCGTCACGCAGCAGGGAATGATCGGAGCCATGCTGCCCTCCAACGGAGAAGGCTTGCAGAACCACCTCGGAGCGAAGCTCTACTGGCCCATCTACGAGGAGGCGGAGAAGCTCAACTGCTCCCTGGCGGTGCACGTCGGCGCCCTGCACCACCTGGGCATGGACACCTTCAGCACCTACTATCCGGTGCACGCCATCGGGCATCCCATGGGCATCATGATCCAGGCGGCCGCCATGGTCTCCCACGGGGTCTTCGAGCGGTTCCCCGGGCTGCGCGTGGGGTTTCTCGAAGGGGGCTCCACCTGGGTGCCCTTCTTCCTGGACCGGCTCGACCGTTCCCATCACGAGGGCCACATGCAGGTGGACCTGGAAGGCGAAATTCTCGGAGGCCCCAAGCTGGGGGAGAAAGCCAGCGACTATTTCCGCAAACAGATGCGCGAGGGAAGGATCTTCATCGGCTTCGACGTGGACGACGGCGGCCTCGGCTTCGCCGTGCAGAACGCCGGCCGGGACGGCTTTCTCTTCGGCAGCGACTTTCCGCACGAAGTCTTCGATGCGGCGAAGTGTCGCCACGAGATCGACGAACTGCTGGCGCGCGAGGACTTGTCCGAGGAGGACAAGGAAGCCGTGCTGAGCGGTAATGCCAAGAGGCTTTACCAGGAGCCGGACGCCTGA
- the typA gene encoding translational GTPase TypA, translating into MDLVACREAANLRNIAIIAHVDHGKTTLVDAMLWQSGTFRENQDVRERVLDSMDLEREKGITIMAKNASVTYRGVKVNIADTPGHVDFGGEVERTLRMVDGVMLLVDAAEGPMPQTRAVLAQALGLGLPPIVVINKIDRQDARPAEVLNEIYDLFIDLGATEEQIEFPVIYSVARQGRCTPSPGGELTDLRPLFEAILEHVPPPAGEPDRPLQILVTNVAPDDYLGPLAIGRVVDGTVRNRQPVTLCRRDGSQTPAAVAELFIYEGLGRVPVPSAGPGEIVALAGMSGIGLGESIAGGEDPRPLPALDVEEPTLSMEFSINDSPFSGKDGRYLTSRQLRARLLKEAEHNLAIRVEPIESSDRFLVYGRGELQLAVLIEQMRREGYEFSVGMPRVLTRMVDGAVHEPYELAIIETDEEYQGIVVQKLGARRGVLVKLADRGSGRVRLEIEVPSRGLIGYRTEFLTDTKGTGTLTHMFVGYRPWAGDIVHRSTGALVADRRGRVTGYAMVNLQERGELFVGPTEPVYGGMLVGQSSRDKDMDVNITKEKKLTNMRASVLKGIEKIVPPLRMSLEQAIEFIRHDELIEVTPCNLRLRKRHLDPNERRYHAVRQADVAAGTHP; encoded by the coding sequence ATGGACCTCGTCGCTTGCCGCGAGGCGGCGAATCTTCGGAACATCGCGATCATCGCGCACGTGGACCACGGCAAGACCACGCTGGTGGACGCGATGCTGTGGCAGAGCGGGACGTTCCGCGAGAACCAGGACGTGCGCGAGCGGGTGCTGGACTCCATGGACCTGGAGCGCGAGAAGGGCATCACGATCATGGCGAAGAACGCCTCCGTGACCTACCGCGGCGTCAAGGTCAACATCGCCGACACGCCGGGTCACGTGGATTTCGGGGGCGAGGTCGAACGCACCCTGCGCATGGTCGACGGGGTCATGCTGCTCGTGGACGCGGCGGAGGGGCCCATGCCCCAGACCCGCGCGGTGCTGGCGCAGGCGCTGGGACTGGGACTGCCGCCCATCGTGGTCATCAACAAGATCGACCGCCAGGACGCTCGCCCGGCGGAAGTCCTGAACGAGATCTACGACCTTTTCATCGACCTGGGCGCCACCGAGGAGCAGATCGAGTTTCCGGTCATCTACTCGGTCGCCCGACAGGGAAGATGCACCCCGTCGCCGGGCGGCGAGCTTACCGATCTGCGTCCGCTGTTCGAGGCGATCCTGGAGCACGTCCCGCCGCCCGCCGGGGAGCCGGACCGCCCGTTGCAGATCCTGGTCACCAACGTGGCGCCCGACGACTACCTCGGACCGCTGGCCATCGGCCGCGTGGTGGACGGCACGGTGCGGAACCGGCAGCCGGTGACCCTTTGCCGGCGTGACGGTTCGCAGACTCCGGCCGCGGTCGCGGAGCTGTTCATCTATGAAGGCCTCGGGCGCGTCCCGGTGCCGTCGGCCGGCCCCGGAGAGATCGTCGCGCTGGCGGGCATGAGCGGCATCGGGCTGGGGGAGAGCATCGCCGGCGGCGAGGACCCCAGGCCGCTGCCGGCGCTCGACGTGGAGGAACCGACGCTGTCGATGGAGTTCTCCATCAACGACTCCCCGTTCAGCGGAAAGGACGGCCGCTACCTGACCTCGCGCCAACTCCGGGCGCGTCTGCTCAAGGAGGCGGAGCACAACCTCGCCATCCGGGTGGAGCCCATCGAATCGTCCGACCGTTTCCTGGTGTACGGCCGGGGAGAATTGCAGCTCGCCGTCCTGATCGAGCAGATGCGGCGGGAAGGGTACGAGTTCTCGGTGGGCATGCCACGGGTGTTGACCCGCATGGTGGACGGTGCGGTCCACGAGCCATACGAGCTGGCCATCATCGAGACCGATGAGGAGTACCAGGGAATCGTGGTGCAGAAGCTCGGCGCGCGCAGGGGCGTCCTGGTCAAGCTGGCGGACCGCGGCTCGGGACGGGTCCGCCTGGAGATCGAGGTGCCCAGCCGCGGGCTGATCGGATACAGGACCGAGTTCCTCACCGACACCAAGGGCACGGGAACCCTCACGCACATGTTCGTCGGCTACCGGCCCTGGGCGGGCGACATCGTCCATCGTTCCACTGGCGCGCTGGTGGCCGACCGCAGGGGCCGCGTCACCGGTTATGCGATGGTCAACCTGCAGGAGCGCGGCGAGCTGTTCGTCGGGCCCACCGAGCCGGTGTACGGCGGCATGCTGGTGGGACAGAGCAGCCGCGACAAGGACATGGACGTGAACATCACCAAGGAGAAGAAGCTCACGAACATGCGCGCCTCCGTCCTCAAGGGCATCGAAAAGATCGTGCCTCCGCTGCGCATGTCCCTGGAGCAGGCCATCGAGTTCATCCGCCACGACGAGCTGATCGAAGTGACGCCGTGCAATCTCCGGCTGCGGAAGCGCCACCTGGACCCGAACGAACGGAGGTATCACGCCGTCCGTCAGGCCGACGTAGCCGCCGGCACCCACCCATAA
- a CDS encoding restriction endonuclease: MQLVPFTNAHSADLWVDAVYQGGRTGNAGDDPLPHLVRVSNSGGFRYRGQVDELDLVVLTSSGKDPDWPDMLDPETGVYTYFGDNKSAGPLHETPRKGNELLRRIFDLAHSGLDGRRQVPPIFLFENTGEWRDVRFLGLAVPGTADLRASEDLVAIWRISKGSRFQNYRARFSVLNTPTLSRAWIEDIIAGNPHSSNAPEAWSTWVRTGQPRSLFATRSLEYRTKDEQIPRQSRDLAILKRVHEYFRENFHAFERCAAKFSRLLLPDIADIDLTRPSRDGGRDGIGRLRVGSGPSSILVDFALEAKCYNVSAGVGVKDMSRLISRLRHRQFGILVTTSYVNVQAYREIKEDQHPIIVIAGVDIVMLLRNDGYADPGSVQTWLEQNFVLEK, from the coding sequence ATGCAGCTCGTCCCTTTTACAAACGCTCACTCTGCTGATCTTTGGGTCGACGCGGTCTACCAAGGAGGCCGCACGGGGAACGCTGGGGACGACCCGTTGCCGCACCTTGTCCGCGTCAGCAACTCTGGTGGATTCCGGTATCGCGGTCAAGTCGACGAACTGGACCTGGTGGTCTTGACTTCTTCGGGCAAGGACCCAGACTGGCCGGACATGCTGGATCCGGAGACAGGTGTTTACACTTACTTCGGAGACAACAAAAGCGCTGGTCCGCTACACGAGACGCCCAGAAAGGGCAACGAGCTTCTTCGACGAATCTTCGATCTGGCGCATTCCGGCCTCGACGGACGCCGACAGGTACCTCCCATTTTCCTTTTCGAGAACACGGGTGAATGGAGAGATGTTAGATTTCTCGGACTAGCTGTTCCTGGCACCGCCGACCTCCGGGCATCTGAAGACCTTGTTGCCATCTGGAGGATTTCCAAAGGAAGTCGATTTCAGAACTATCGTGCCCGTTTCTCTGTTCTTAACACTCCAACGCTGTCACGGGCTTGGATAGAGGACATCATTGCCGGCAATCCCCACTCCTCCAACGCTCCTGAAGCATGGTCGACTTGGGTTCGAACCGGTCAACCGCGGTCGCTGTTCGCTACCAGATCACTAGAGTACAGGACCAAAGATGAACAAATTCCGAGACAGTCAAGAGACCTCGCCATCCTGAAAAGAGTTCACGAATACTTTCGAGAAAACTTTCACGCATTCGAGCGCTGTGCCGCCAAGTTTTCACGGCTACTTCTTCCCGATATCGCAGATATCGATTTGACACGGCCTTCTCGTGACGGCGGCCGCGACGGGATTGGAAGACTGCGCGTCGGGAGCGGACCATCCAGTATTTTGGTCGACTTTGCACTTGAGGCTAAGTGCTACAATGTTTCAGCAGGAGTAGGTGTAAAGGATATGTCTCGGTTGATTTCGCGACTGCGGCACCGACAGTTTGGCATTCTGGTAACAACCAGCTATGTTAACGTCCAAGCGTATCGAGAGATCAAAGAAGACCAGCATCCTATTATCGTCATCGCTGGCGTAGATATAGTAATGCTGTTGCGAAACGACGGTTACGCTGATCCAGGTTCGGTCCAAACGTGGCTAGAACAGAATTTCGTTCTTGAGAAGTAA
- a CDS encoding type II toxin-antitoxin system death-on-curing family toxin has protein sequence MSDYLTLAEVLAIHADQIQRYGGTEGIRDPGLLEAALYRPQTGYYADLIEEAAALWESLAQNHPFLDGNKRVAFAATYTFLAINGARLTADPEEAYAFISGLYESGRFRFDELAAWLRRHVERPPQASGSW, from the coding sequence ATGAGTGACTATCTTACGCTGGCTGAAGTCCTCGCCATTCACGCGGACCAGATCCAACGGTACGGAGGAACGGAAGGGATTCGGGATCCCGGTCTTCTGGAGGCGGCGCTCTATCGGCCGCAGACCGGCTACTACGCCGATCTCATCGAGGAAGCCGCCGCGTTGTGGGAGAGCCTCGCCCAGAACCATCCATTTCTTGACGGTAACAAGCGTGTGGCCTTTGCAGCCACGTACACGTTTCTCGCGATCAACGGAGCACGACTGACGGCGGACCCGGAAGAGGCCTACGCGTTCATCTCGGGGCTGTACGAATCCGGGAGGTTCCGTTTCGACGAGTTGGCGGCATGGCTCCGGCGCCATGTCGAAAGACCCCCTCAGGCGTCCGGCTCCTGGTAA